TCGACCAGTGCCACAACTCGGTCGAGGTGCGCGACGGGAGCTACCTGCACCGCAAGGGGGCGGCGCCGGGCGACGGCTGCGACGTGCTCATCGCCGGGACCCGCGGCACCCCTTCCTACCTGGTGGCCGCGCACTCCGGGGCGGGCTCCGGGCGTTCCGTGGCGCACGGGGCCGGGCGCAAGATGTCTCGGGCCGACGCCCTGCGCAGGGGGAAGGCCAAGCACACGGTGGAGGAGCTGCGCCGGACGCCGGTGGGGTCGCTGGTGGTGTGCGGTGACCGGCAGCTGCTCTTCGAGGAGGCGCCGACGGCCTACAAGCGGATCGAGCAGGTGATCGACGACCTCGTGCAGCATGGGCTGGCCACGCCGGTGGCCACCACGGTCCCGCTGGTCACGTACAAGACCGCTGACCACGGAAGCCGCCGCAAGGGGGGCGAGCGTGAGCGGGACCGCCGTGAGCGGGGGCGAGCGTGAGCGGGACCGCCGTGAGCGGGGGCGAGCGTGAGCGGAAGGCTGCCATGAGTCTCCACCTGCTGTTGTCGGCCGGGCGGGGGCCGCAGGAGTGCGCCTGGGCGCTGGCCGAGCTGGTACGGCGGCTGGAGGCCGACGCCGCCCGGCGCGGGCTGGACACCCAGCGGGTCGAGAGCGTCCCCGGTGACCGGCCCGGCACCTACCGGTCGGTTCTCGTCCGGATCGCGGGTGACGGCGCCGAGCCGTTCGCCGCCTCCTGGACCGGCACCCTGTGCTGGCAGGCCCCCAGCCCGTACCGGGCCCGCGCCGGGCGCAAGAACTGGTACGTCATCGCCCGGCCGTGCCGGATCGACAGCCCGCGCACCACGTTCGCCGAGGCGGACGTCGAGATCGTCGCCTGCCGCACCGGCGGGCCGGGCGGTCAGCACAGGAACAAGGCGAGCACCGCCGTGCGGGCGACGCACCGGCCCACGGGGATCGTCGTCGTGGTGGACACCGAGCGGCAGCTCAGCCTCAACCGCCGCATCGCCCTGCGGTTGCTGCGCGAGCGCGTCGAGCACGGTGACGACGTGGCCGAACGCGCCGTCGTCACCGCCCGCTGGCGCATCCACGACGAGCTCGTCCGTGGCAACCCCACCCGCGTCGAACGCCCGGACCCACCCGCGCAACGCACCCGCTGACGGGAGCGTTCCCCAGCGGTCAGGCGGCGGGCCAGCGCGGTGGGGCCGGGGCGGCCTGTTCGAGGCCAGCCCAGTCCTCCCGCGCCGGCGCGAACGCCTCCACCACCACCGCCCCCTCCGGCCCCGCCTGGACCTCGTGGGGCACGTTCGCGAGGATGCGCCAGGAGCCACCGGGCCCGAGGTCCCGGCTCTCCTCCCCCACGCGGAAGGTCAGCGTGCCCTGCAGGCACAGGCCGAGTTGCTCGTTGTGGTGACGGTGCTCGGGGACCAGGCCGCCCGGGGGCAGCTCGACGACGGCGAGGGTGAGCTGCTCGCCGTGGATCACGCGGGCCAGGACATCCTTCCAGATGCGGGTGGGCGCGATGGCGTTCAGGTCGGTCAGCATGGGACGGCTCCGTACACGGGTGTGGTCCATTCGGGATGGGCGGGGTCCTCGCGGCGGCTGATCGCCTGCAGCAGGCGCTGCACGGCGAGCGTCGTCCCGCCCGGCTGCCCGTCGCCGACGGGCCGGCAGTCCACCTCGACGACCGGGGCGACGAGCACGGCCGTGCCGCACAGCAGGGCCTCGTCGCAGGAGTAGAGCTCGGAGCGGTGCACGCGCCGCTCCTCGACGGCCGCGCCGGTCAGCTCGCGCAGCAACTGCATGACCTGCCGGCGGGTGATGCCGGCGAGGATGTCGTCCGTGGCGGCCGGGGTGGCCCAGCGGTCGCCGGTCCTGATGAGCAGGTTCGAGGTGGTCGCCTCGGCCACGTGGCCGTCGCCGGTGAGCATGATCGCCTCGTCGAAGCCGTTGCGTACGGCGTCGGTCTTGGCCAGGGCGGGCCCGACGTAGCTGCCGATCACCTTGGCCCTGTTCGGCACGGCGGCGTCGGCCGTCCTGCGCCAGGCGCTGACCATGCAGCGCACGCCGCGCCGGTCGATGTAGTCGCCCGGCATGGGTGTCGCGGCCAGGTACAGGCGCGCGCCGCTGTCGTGCATCCGGACGGCGAGTTGCCGGTCCGCCTGCAGCAGGAGCGGGCGCACGTAGGCGTCGGCGCGGACGCCGTTGCGGCGCAGCAGCTCGGCGGTGAGCCCGGCCAGCCGGTCCGGGTCGTACGGCAGCACCAGCCCGAGTATGCGGGCCGATCGCGCCATCCGCTCGTAGTGGGCCCGCGCCTCCAGCAGGTAGAGCTCCTGGTGATCCGGGTTCCAGCAGGCTCTGATGCCTTCGAAGGTGCCCGTGCCGTACGAGACCGCGTTGGCCAGGAGGCTGAGCCTGGACTCCCGCTCCGGCACGAACGCGTCCTCCGCGTAGACCTCGTCGTAGGGGGTTCCGAATCGCATGCCGCCAGGATGCGCGCCGCCGTCCGTTAAGGACAATCGACAGCTGCTTAAGGAAGGGTTTAGCGTTTTCGCATGCTCGACCTAGCAAGGCTCCGGGTGTTGCGGGAGGTGGCCCGGCACGGGTCGCTCACCCGCGCCGCCGCCGCGCTGTCGTACACCACCTCGGCGCTGTCGCAGCAGATCTCCGTGCTGGAGAGGGAGGCGGGGGCGCGGCTGTTCGAGCGGCACGCCCGGGGGGTGCGGCTGACGGAGGCCGGGCGGGCGCTCCTGGCGCACACCGAGCGCATCATGACGGAGCTGCGCGCCGCCGAGAGCACGCTGGCCGCGATCGGCGCCGGGGACGGCGGGCGGCTGCGGTTCGGGTCGTACACGACGGCCAACGCCACGCTCATGCCCATGGCCGTACGCGCCTTCCTGCGCGAGCGGCCCGCGGTCTCGGTGGAGCTGGTCGAGGCCGACCGGGACGAGGCGGTGGCGGCCGTGGCCGCGCACGAGCTGGACCTGGCGCTGGTGTACGAGTTCCCCGCCGTGCCCCTGGTGGTGCCGGCGAACGTCGAGGTGCGCCGGCTGCTCACCGATCCCCTGTACATCGCGCTGCCGCCGGGCCACCACCTGGCGGGGCGCGAGCGCGTCCGGCTCGCCGAGCTGGCCGGCGAGCGGTGGATCCAGGGGGTGCACCGGGGGTCCACCCTCGACGTGCTGCCGCGGGCGTGCCGGCAGGCGGGGTTCGAGCCGGTCATCGCGTTCAGGACCGATGATCAGATGACAGTCAGGGGGCTGGTCGCGGCGGGGCTGGGGGTGGCGCTCGCGCCCTTCCTCACGCTGCCGGCGACCGCTCCCGATCTCGTCGTACGCCCGCTCGACGAGCCTTTGCTGACCAGGACCGTGATGACGGCCGTGCCCGCGCAGGAGCACCGGCTGCCCGCCGCCGTGGCGATGATCGAGCACTTGCGGACGGTCGCGGCGGAGCTTCAGGCGGCACGGGGGTGACGCAGGGACGCCGCGCGAGCCGGTTGGATCCCGGAGCAGCTCAGCCCCAGAGGTGGGCCATGCGCCGCCGGTAGCGGGCTCCGGTCAGGGCATGGAGCAGCAGCAGCGGCACGGGTGAGTTGCCGCGCAGGTGATCCTCGACGTCGGGCGGCAGCTCGGCGGTGATCCAGGCGGCCAGCTCGACCAGCTCGCGCAGCCCGTACCGCCGCAAGAGACCTCGGCGGCCGGCCGCGTGCTCCCGTGGCAGGACGTGCGCCATCATCAGCGGCACCCCATCGGTCTCCGTGCGCGCCAGGTGCGCGCCGAGGGTCTCGGCCAGCGCCCGCAGCGCGGCCAGGAGCCGGTCGCGGCCCTGCTCGGACGGGCCGGCGTCGAAGGCGTGGAAGGCGTCGGTGCTCTCCAGGACCCAGCGGTCGCAGGCCGCGTGCCCGGCCGCCAGCGTGTCGATCGTGGCGACCGCCTCCGGTGCCCGCTCCCGCAACCGTGGCCAGGTCGTCTCGTGCTCGGTGGTGCGGTGGTGGTGCAGCACATGCAGCACCCACGCGTGGTGCTCGCGCAGGGCGGTGATGCGCCGGCGGTCGTCGAGGCGGATCCGGCCGACGGTGGTGAGCAGGTGGCCGAGGTCGCGGCGGAAGGCGTGGTGCGCCAGGTACCTGGTGCTCATGTCGAGCGGGCCCGGGGCGGTGGCGGCCTGGCCGGGCAGGGTGATCTGCGGCAGCTCCGGGTGTTCTGCGGTCCACATCGCACGTACTCCTTCGTCGCATGGCGGGGCAAGCGTGCGGGAGAGCGCTTGCACGGCGCTTGGCCGGCTCTTCCGGCGGGCTTGAGCGGCCCGCCAAGCAGCGGGCGGTGCCGGCCCGGTTGCTGGCCGCGGGTGGTGAGGTCGTCTCCACCGATCGCTTCATCGAGGGCCTGTGGAGCGGTCAGGCGCCGCCCCGTCCCCCGCTGACGCACGTATGCCCGGCGCCCAGGAGGGTAGACGCCTGCTCCTGAGCAGGCGGACAGGGAGGGGCGGGATGCGCCGGTTGCTGGCGATCGTCAACTCGGCGGCGGGCGGCGCCGACGACGAGGTGGTGTCCGAGGTGCTGTCCGTGCTGGCCGAGCACGCCGACACCGTGGAGGCCCGCGTCGGCGGCCCGGCCGAGCTGCCCGAGGCGCTGGCCGAGCATCCGGATCGCGATCCCGTCGTCCTGGGCGGCGACGGGACGCTGCACCGCCTGGTCGAGGTGCTCGCCGAGCGGGGCGAGCTGGGGAGCCGGACCGTCGGGCTGGTCCCGCTGGGCACCGGCAACGACCTGGCCCGCGCGCTCGGCGTGCCCCTGGACCCCGCCGAGGCGGCTCGGGCCGCGGCCCTGGGCGAGCCCCGGCCGCTGGACCTGCTCCGCGACGACGAGGGCGGCATCGTGGTCAACGCCGTGCACCTCGGGGTCGGCGTCGAGGCGGCCAGGGCGGCCAAGCCGCTCAAGCCGGTGCTGCGCCGCTTCGCCTACGCGGTGGGCAGCGTGATCGCGGGTGTCCGTACCAAGGGGGTGCCGCTCAGGGTCGAGGTGGACGGCCGGGTCGTCGCGGACGGGCGGCGCAGGGTGCTGATGGCCGGGATCGGCAACGGCACCTCCATCGGCGGCGGCACGCCCCTCACCCCCGACGCCCACCTCTCCGACGGCCTCGCCGACGTGGTCGTCTCCTTCGCCACCAGCCCGCTGCAACGGCTGCTGTACGGCGTGCTGCTCCGACTCGGCCGGCACACCCGCAGGCCGGAGGTGACGACGGTACGCGGTGCGCGCATCCGCGTGTCCGGCCCCGGCCTGCGGCTGAACGCCGACGGCGAGCTGACAGGGCCCGTCCCCGCGCGGACGTGGACCGTCGAGGCGCGCGCCTGGCGGCTGGCCCTCGATCAGCCCCGTTCCGGGACGGCGTAGCGGCGCTCCAGCTCGTTGTGCTCGCCGAGCCCGATCAGCGTGTTGAAGGCGTCGAAGTCCAGCAGCTCCGCCCGCGTCGCGCGGGTGTCGCCCTGGCCGGCCAGGGCCCGCAGGTGGTCCCGCCTGCCCTTGGCGGCGGCGAACCCGGCCCCGAGCGAGAACAGGGCCAGCGCGTACCCCATCTCCTGGGGCTCGCGCGTGCTAAGCAGCGGAGTCGGACACCATGGGGCCGAGGCTGACGCGACAGAAGCGGCGCCGGCCCGGCTGGCACAATGCCCGTCATGCACAAATCAGAGCTCCACCACTACCTCAAGACCGCCCGCGAATCCCTTGTGTGGAAGCTCGACGGCCTCTCCGAGTACGACGTCCGCCGCCCCCTGACCCCCACCGGCACCAACCTGCTCGGCCTGGTCAAGCACCTGGCCAGCGTCGAGCTCGGCTACTTCGGCGACAGCTTCGGCCGCCCGCACGGCGAGTCGCTGCCGTGGTTCGAGGAGGGCGCGGAGGCCAACGCGGACATGTGGGCGACGCCCGGTGAGTCCCGCGAGGAGATCGTCTCCCTGTACCGCCGCGCCTGGGCCCACGCGGACGCCACGATCGAGGAGCTGTCCCTGGACGCGCCCGGCCACGTCGCCTGGTGGCCGGCCGAGCGCAACCCCGTCTCCCTGCACCTCGTCCTCGTCCACGTGCTCGCCGAGACCAACCGCCACGCCGGTCACGCCGACATCGTCCGCGAGCTGATCGACGGCTCCGTGGGCCGCCGGGACGGCGACGTCCTGCCGAGCGACGACCAGGGCTGGTGGCAGGACTACCGCGAACGCCTCGAACAGGCCGCCCGGCAGGCCCGAGGAGCCTGATCAGCCGAGGAAGCCCACGACGGCCGAACCCGGGTCGAGGCCGGCGGGCAGGACGGTCGGGGGAGCAAGGGCGCCGGTCCTGGCCGGGTCCACGTCAGAGCATGTGCCTGATCGGCCCCGGCATCTCGGGCACGGGCTGCTCCATCAGCTTGTCCGCCTCCGCGCGGGTCAGCAGGTGCGTCTCCAGCAGGGTCGTGAAGCAGGCGTGCCAGTCCCTTCGGGCCTCGGCGTGCCGGCCCAGGGCATGCAGGGTCTGGCCGGACCACCAGGCGGCCACGGCGTAGCCGATGCGGTACCCGGCCTCCCGCAGCAGCGCCAGCGCCACCGCGTAGGCGTCGGCCGCCTCGGTGAGGCGGCCGGCGTGCATCAGGGCGCGGGCCAGGCTCTCACGGCTCACCCCCTCGCCGTACAGGGTGCCGCTCCACTGCGCGACCGCCGCCCTGGCCTGCGCGATGGCCTCCTCGAACCGGTCCTGCCTGAAGAGCACGTGCACGCGGTTGTTCAGTACAGCGCCGCGCGCGTAACCGTCGCCGACCTCCTCGACGATCTCCAGTGCGCGTGACAGGTTGGCGTCGGCGAGGTCGAGCCGCCCCAGCACGGTGTAGTTGATGCCGAGGTTGTTGTAGGACCCCATCCTCCGGTGCGGCAGCCCGGCCGCCTCCCAGCACGTCACCGCCCGCTTCAGGTGCTGGATGGCCTGCTCGTGACGGCCCTGGTCGCGGTACACCCAGCCCAGGTAGTTCTCCGCCTGCGCCTGGCCGGCCCGGTCCCCGTGCCGTTCGGCCAGCTCGATCGCCTTGAGGTGCACGTCCGTCAGGTGGGTGACCCAGCCGCGGAAGTTGAACGGCATGTGCAGCCCCAGCGCCAGCCCGATGGCGGTGTGCGGGTCGGCCGACTCGGCCGCCTGATGGGCCACGGCGAGCAGGTTGTCGCGCTCGGCCTCGGTCCACTCCCTGGCCTCGCGGGCGTCGGCGAGCGGGACGCCGGGCTGCTCGGCGCCGTAGTAGGGCTCCATGACCTGGGGGTGCACGAGCTGCGTGGCGGTGTTGACCGTGGCCAGGTAGTGGTGCAGGCCGTGGCGCAGCGCCGCCGCTCGGTCCCGCTCCGGCAGCTCGCGGTCGGCCTGCTCGCGGGCGTACAGGCGGATCAGGTCGTGGAAGCGGTACCGGCCGCGCCCCACGGACTCCAGCAGGCGGGCGCCGCGCAGCCGTTCCAGCGCCGCCTCCGCCCGGGACTCGGGCCAGCCGGCCAGGGCGGCCGTGGCGGCGGGCGTGTGGGTGGGCGTGTCGAGCAGGCCGAGGAGCGGGAGGGCGCGCGCGGCGTCGTGGCCGCTCGGCTCCTCGCGCAGGTGCCGGTGGCTGACCGCGATGCTGGCGCGTACGGCCAGGTCGTCGTACTGCAGGGTGTCCAGGCGGCGGGTGGCGTCGGCCAGGCGGTCGGCGAGGTCGGCCAGCCGCCAGTCGGGCCGCGCCCGCAGCCGGGCGCCCGCGACCCGGATGGCCAGCGGGAAGCCGCCGCACAGCCCGGTGATCTCCGCGGCGGACTCCGGCTCGCGCTGGACGCGGTCGGGGCCGGCGATCCTGGCCAGCAGCGTGACGGCGTCGCGGTCGCCGAGCCGCGCCAGGTGCAGGTGACGGGCGTCGTCGAGGGTGGACAGGGCGTAGCGGCTGGTGATGACGGTCCGGCAGCCCGGGCCCGCCGGGATCAGTGGCCGTACCTGGTCGGCGTCGAGCGCGTTGTCCAGGATGACGAGCAGGTCGCTGGCCGCGGTGAGCGACCGGTAGCGGGCGACCGCCTCGTCCAGGCCGGTCGGTACGGCGGAGCCGTCCAGCCCCAGCGAGCGCAGCAGGTGGCCCAGGGCGTCGGGCACGGGCAGCGGCTGCACGCCGGGGGTGGCGCCGTTGAGGTTGACGTAGATGACGCCGTCGCGGAAGCGCCCGGCCGTGGCGTGCGCGACGTGCACGGCCAGCGCGGACTTGCCCACGCCGCCGGGCCCGTCCACGACGGCGGCGCCCTCGTGCCGCAGCGCCTCGCGCAGCCACTCCACCTCCTCGTGCCGGGCGGTGAACGACCGGGTGTCGGCGGGCAGCTCGGCGGGGACGATCGTGGCGGCCTGCGCGGGCGTGCCCAGCTCCAGCGCGGGGTCCCTGGTCAGGATGGCGTGCTGGAGCCGGCGCAGCCGGGCACCCGGCTCCAGGCCCAGCTCCTCCACCATGACGGCGCGTCCCTGCTGGTAGACCGCGAGCGCGTCGGACGGCCTGGCCGCCCGGTAGAGCGCCAGCATGAGCTGGGCGCGCGGCCCCTCCCTGAAGGGGTGGGCCTGGACGTGCCGGGTGAGGCCGGCCAGCACCGCGTCGTGCTCGCCGGCGGCCAGCCGCAGCTCCATGTGGTCCTCGAAGACGGCCAGGCGTTCCTGTTCCAGGCGCCTGGACTCGATCTGCGCCCAGGGGTCCGCCAGCTCGTCCAGGGCCCGCCCCCGCCACAGGGCCAGCGCCCGGCGGAACAGGCCGTCGGCGGCGCCGGGGTCGCGGCGGTCGCGGGCCATCCTGGCCTGGCCGGCCAGCAGCGTGAAGCTGTGCGCGTCCACCTGATCGCGGTGCAGGTCGAGCAGGTAGCCGCCGGGCACGGTCGCGATCAGGCCGGGGGGCAGCAGCTCGCGCAGCTTCGACACCACGATGTGCAGCTGCTTGCCGGCCGTGGCCGCGGCGCTCTGTCCCCAGACGTCGGCGATGAGCTGGTGCGAGCTGACGGGCCGGCCGGCGTCCAGCGCCAGGCGTGCCAGCACGGCGACGCGACGGCGGCCTGCGAGCTGTACGGGCTGTCCGTCCACCTTCGTCTGCCAGGGTCCCAGGAACCCGATCTCTACTGTCATCAGGGTATGGAGCCTAGAAAGGCGCGGTATATCGCCGGTATGTCGTGCCGCCGGTATGCCGACGGTATGTCCGGCCACGTCCGCGGCCCGATCGTGTTGACAGCCATGGCGGCGGCTGGCGGAATGGGCGTCCTTACTTTTCGGAAGGAAACCCGTGCGTCCAGCTCGTATCGCGGCCGCCGCCGTCCTGGCGGCCGCCGTCTTGTGCGTTCCGCAGCCCGCGCAGGCGGCCGTGTTCAAGCACCCCGGCGTGCTGGTCAGCCGCGCCCAGCTCGACTTCGTCCGGGCCAACCTCGGCAACGAGCCGTGGAAGTCCGCCTGGGCCTCCCTGCAGCGCAGCGCGCAGGCCTCGCTCTCCTACACGGCCAAGCCGCGCGCGACCGTGGACTGCGGCCCCGGGTCGAAGCCCGACAACGGCTGCTCGGACGAGCGCAACGACTCCATGGCGGCCTACACGCACGCATTGCAGTGGTACCTCACCAAGGACGCCCGCTACGCCAAGAAGGCGATCCAGATCATGGACGCCTGGTCGGCGGTGATCAGCAAGCACACCGGGAGCAACGCCCCGCTGCAGACCGGCTGGGCGGGCGCGAACTTCTCCCGCGCCGCCGAGCTGATCAAGCACACCTACCCCGGCTGGGCCCAGGCCGCCCGGTTCGCCGGCAAGCTGCGCAGCGTGTACCTGCCGGTCGTGATCGCCGGCGCGCCGAACAACAACGGCAACTGGGAACTGATCATGACGGATGCCGCCATCGGCATCGCCGTGCACCTGGACGACCGCGCCTCCTTCGACCGGGCGGTCGCCACCTGGCGCGGCAGGCTGCCCGCCTACGTCTACCTGACGACGGACGGCTCGGTGCCCAAGGCGCCGCCCAGGAGCACCTACGACACCAAGGCCGAGATCATCGACTACTGGCACGGCCAGCAGACGTTCGTGGACGGCCTCACCCAGGAGACCTGCCGTGACTTCTGGCACAGCGGCTGGGGCCTGGCGGCCATCGCGCACGTCGCGGAGACGGCCGGCCACCAGGGCGTGGACCTGTACTCCACGGCCAAGCACCGGCTGCGGCGGGCGATGGACCTGCACGCCCGCGTGCAACTGACCGGAACGGTGCCGTCGTGGCTGTGCGGCGGGAAGGTCAAGGCCGATCTCGGGGCGCACTACGAGGTGGGCTACAACGCGCTGCACCAGCGGCTCGGCTACGACGACATGCCGTACGCCACCCAGTGGGTGGAGCGCAAGCGCCCGGTGGGGATGTCGCACTTCCTGGCCTGGGAGACGCTCACGCACGCGCGGAACCCGCAGTACGCCGGGATGGGCCTGTCGGCCACGCCCGACTTCGACGCCGACGGCGTGGGCGACCTCTTCTCGACCGCCACCGGCACGCTGACCGTCTGGAACGGGCGGGGCGACGACACGTTCGGCCCGCCCGCCACGGCCGGCGGCGAGTGGAGCGGCTTCTCCCGGCCGGTCGCCGGCGACTATGACGGTGACGGCCTCACGGACCTGCTGGCGGTCAAGAAGGACACCCACACCCTGCACGTCTGGAACGGCCAGGGCGGCAACAGCTTCGGCCCGGCCACCGAGCTGGGCCCCGGCTGGGAGCCGTACGCGGACTCGCTGGTGACGCTCGGCGACATCAACCAGGACGGCCGTACGGACCTCGGCGCCGTACACAGCCGGACCGGGGTGTTCACCTTCTGGAACGGCAAGGGGGGCAACGCCTTCGGCTCCGGCACGCCGATCGGCGGTGGCTGGACGGGCTTCTCCCGGCCGGTCGCCGGCGACTTCGACGGTGACGGCATCGGTGACCTGCTGGCCGTGAACGAGGACACCCACGTCCTGCACGTCTGGAACGGCAGGGGTGCCAACAACTTCACCGGCGCGGCCGAGGTCGGGCCCGGGTGGGAGCCGTACGCGGGCTCACTGATGTCCCTCGGTGACGTCAACGGCGACGGCCGCCCGGACGTGGCCGCCGTGAACGCCGAGACCGGGACCCTGTACGTCTGGAACGGCAGGGGCGGCAACAAGTTCGGCTCGGCCACCAGCGTCGGCGCCGGCTGGAAGACCTCCTTCTGAACACGAGGAAACCCCCGGGCTCCGGGGGTTTCCCGCATGCCGGTCAGAAGTACGCGGACCAGCCGGAGCCGACGGCGGTGCCGGGCCCGAACCGGTTGGCGCCCCTGCCGTTCCAGACGTAGAGCGTGTCGCCCTGCCTGGCCGCGAGGTCGGCGTACCCGTCCCCGTTGACGTCCCCCACGGACATCAGCGAGGCCGCGTACGGCTCCCAGCCGGGGCCCAGCTCGGTGGCGGGGCCGAACGTGTTGCCGCCCCGCCCGTTCCAGACGGTCAGCGTGCCGGTGGCGGTCGAGAAGAGGCGTCGCCCACGCCGTCGCCGTCGAAGTCCGGCGCGGCCGATCCGGTCATCGCGGCGTAGTGCGAGCGCAGCTCCGTGCCGGACAGCTCGCGGTTGTAGACGGCGAACTTGCCGATCGCCCCCTTGAAGAAGGACTGCCCGTCACGGGTGCCGACCCGGACCGGCGCCGAGCCCGCCCTGGGCTTGATGATCACCTGGTCGGCCGTGCCGGGGCGGTAGGCCAGGTGGTCCGTGCCCGCCAGCACGCCGTCGCGGTAGATGCGCACCTTGCCGTAGGAGCCCTCGGCCGTGTCGAACGTGATCGCGTAGTGGATCCACTCGTTGACCTTGAGCGGCTGCTGGAAGTACGCCCCGGCGCCGAGGCCGCCGTCGAGGTTCCACGCGTATCCGGAGACGCGGTTGGGGCGGTTCTCGTCGTTCGTCTTCGAGTACATGCGGCCCGCCCACTCGCGGTTCCCGCCGGTGCCCGACTTCGTGCCCTTGCCCATGAAGTAGACGTAGCCGGTCTGCTCCTCGTCGGGGAACTGCAGGGTGTGCGGCCTGATCCAGGCCTCCACGGTGAACGAGCCGGTGGTGGAGATGTGGAACTGCTTGGCGGTGGGGATCTCGAAATATCCCGACGAACCGTTGAAGACCGAGGCGCCGTCCAGGTTCGGCAACCGGACCGTGCTGGTGACACCGCGGAAAGTGCCCTTGTGGCCGTTGCCGGTGCGGTCGGTCTCCGTACCGTCGGAAGGGTGCGACAGCCGCCAG
The nucleotide sequence above comes from Nonomuraea gerenzanensis. Encoded proteins:
- the prfH gene encoding peptide chain release factor H, translating into MSLHLLLSAGRGPQECAWALAELVRRLEADAARRGLDTQRVESVPGDRPGTYRSVLVRIAGDGAEPFAASWTGTLCWQAPSPYRARAGRKNWYVIARPCRIDSPRTTFAEADVEIVACRTGGPGGQHRNKASTAVRATHRPTGIVVVVDTERQLSLNRRIALRLLRERVEHGDDVAERAVVTARWRIHDELVRGNPTRVERPDPPAQRTR
- a CDS encoding AfsR/SARP family transcriptional regulator translates to MTVEIGFLGPWQTKVDGQPVQLAGRRRVAVLARLALDAGRPVSSHQLIADVWGQSAAATAGKQLHIVVSKLRELLPPGLIATVPGGYLLDLHRDQVDAHSFTLLAGQARMARDRRDPGAADGLFRRALALWRGRALDELADPWAQIESRRLEQERLAVFEDHMELRLAAGEHDAVLAGLTRHVQAHPFREGPRAQLMLALYRAARPSDALAVYQQGRAVMVEELGLEPGARLRRLQHAILTRDPALELGTPAQAATIVPAELPADTRSFTARHEEVEWLREALRHEGAAVVDGPGGVGKSALAVHVAHATAGRFRDGVIYVNLNGATPGVQPLPVPDALGHLLRSLGLDGSAVPTGLDEAVARYRSLTAASDLLVILDNALDADQVRPLIPAGPGCRTVITSRYALSTLDDARHLHLARLGDRDAVTLLARIAGPDRVQREPESAAEITGLCGGFPLAIRVAGARLRARPDWRLADLADRLADATRRLDTLQYDDLAVRASIAVSHRHLREEPSGHDAARALPLLGLLDTPTHTPAATAALAGWPESRAEAALERLRGARLLESVGRGRYRFHDLIRLYAREQADRELPERDRAAALRHGLHHYLATVNTATQLVHPQVMEPYYGAEQPGVPLADAREAREWTEAERDNLLAVAHQAAESADPHTAIGLALGLHMPFNFRGWVTHLTDVHLKAIELAERHGDRAGQAQAENYLGWVYRDQGRHEQAIQHLKRAVTCWEAAGLPHRRMGSYNNLGINYTVLGRLDLADANLSRALEIVEEVGDGYARGAVLNNRVHVLFRQDRFEEAIAQARAAVAQWSGTLYGEGVSRESLARALMHAGRLTEAADAYAVALALLREAGYRIGYAVAAWWSGQTLHALGRHAEARRDWHACFTTLLETHLLTRAEADKLMEQPVPEMPGPIRHML
- a CDS encoding FG-GAP-like repeat-containing protein, with the protein product MRPARIAAAAVLAAAVLCVPQPAQAAVFKHPGVLVSRAQLDFVRANLGNEPWKSAWASLQRSAQASLSYTAKPRATVDCGPGSKPDNGCSDERNDSMAAYTHALQWYLTKDARYAKKAIQIMDAWSAVISKHTGSNAPLQTGWAGANFSRAAELIKHTYPGWAQAARFAGKLRSVYLPVVIAGAPNNNGNWELIMTDAAIGIAVHLDDRASFDRAVATWRGRLPAYVYLTTDGSVPKAPPRSTYDTKAEIIDYWHGQQTFVDGLTQETCRDFWHSGWGLAAIAHVAETAGHQGVDLYSTAKHRLRRAMDLHARVQLTGTVPSWLCGGKVKADLGAHYEVGYNALHQRLGYDDMPYATQWVERKRPVGMSHFLAWETLTHARNPQYAGMGLSATPDFDADGVGDLFSTATGTLTVWNGRGDDTFGPPATAGGEWSGFSRPVAGDYDGDGLTDLLAVKKDTHTLHVWNGQGGNSFGPATELGPGWEPYADSLVTLGDINQDGRTDLGAVHSRTGVFTFWNGKGGNAFGSGTPIGGGWTGFSRPVAGDFDGDGIGDLLAVNEDTHVLHVWNGRGANNFTGAAEVGPGWEPYAGSLMSLGDVNGDGRPDVAAVNAETGTLYVWNGRGGNKFGSATSVGAGWKTSF
- a CDS encoding DinB family protein, yielding MHKSELHHYLKTARESLVWKLDGLSEYDVRRPLTPTGTNLLGLVKHLASVELGYFGDSFGRPHGESLPWFEEGAEANADMWATPGESREEIVSLYRRAWAHADATIEELSLDAPGHVAWWPAERNPVSLHLVLVHVLAETNRHAGHADIVRELIDGSVGRRDGDVLPSDDQGWWQDYRERLEQAARQARGA
- a CDS encoding LysR family transcriptional regulator; translated protein: MLDLARLRVLREVARHGSLTRAAAALSYTTSALSQQISVLEREAGARLFERHARGVRLTEAGRALLAHTERIMTELRAAESTLAAIGAGDGGRLRFGSYTTANATLMPMAVRAFLRERPAVSVELVEADRDEAVAAVAAHELDLALVYEFPAVPLVVPANVEVRRLLTDPLYIALPPGHHLAGRERVRLAELAGERWIQGVHRGSTLDVLPRACRQAGFEPVIAFRTDDQMTVRGLVAAGLGVALAPFLTLPATAPDLVVRPLDEPLLTRTVMTAVPAQEHRLPAAVAMIEHLRTVAAELQAARG
- a CDS encoding hemerythrin domain-containing protein, encoding MWTAEHPELPQITLPGQAATAPGPLDMSTRYLAHHAFRRDLGHLLTTVGRIRLDDRRRITALREHHAWVLHVLHHHRTTEHETTWPRLRERAPEAVATIDTLAAGHAACDRWVLESTDAFHAFDAGPSEQGRDRLLAALRALAETLGAHLARTETDGVPLMMAHVLPREHAAGRRGLLRRYGLRELVELAAWITAELPPDVEDHLRGNSPVPLLLLHALTGARYRRRMAHLWG
- a CDS encoding aminotransferase class IV, yielding MRFGTPYDEVYAEDAFVPERESRLSLLANAVSYGTGTFEGIRACWNPDHQELYLLEARAHYERMARSARILGLVLPYDPDRLAGLTAELLRRNGVRADAYVRPLLLQADRQLAVRMHDSGARLYLAATPMPGDYIDRRGVRCMVSAWRRTADAAVPNRAKVIGSYVGPALAKTDAVRNGFDEAIMLTGDGHVAEATTSNLLIRTGDRWATPAATDDILAGITRRQVMQLLRELTGAAVEERRVHRSELYSCDEALLCGTAVLVAPVVEVDCRPVGDGQPGGTTLAVQRLLQAISRREDPAHPEWTTPVYGAVPC
- a CDS encoding diacylglycerol/lipid kinase family protein, translated to MRRLLAIVNSAAGGADDEVVSEVLSVLAEHADTVEARVGGPAELPEALAEHPDRDPVVLGGDGTLHRLVEVLAERGELGSRTVGLVPLGTGNDLARALGVPLDPAEAARAAALGEPRPLDLLRDDEGGIVVNAVHLGVGVEAARAAKPLKPVLRRFAYAVGSVIAGVRTKGVPLRVEVDGRVVADGRRRVLMAGIGNGTSIGGGTPLTPDAHLSDGLADVVVSFATSPLQRLLYGVLLRLGRHTRRPEVTTVRGARIRVSGPGLRLNADGELTGPVPARTWTVEARAWRLALDQPRSGTA
- a CDS encoding cupin domain-containing protein; the encoded protein is MLTDLNAIAPTRIWKDVLARVIHGEQLTLAVVELPPGGLVPEHRHHNEQLGLCLQGTLTFRVGEESRDLGPGGSWRILANVPHEVQAGPEGAVVVEAFAPAREDWAGLEQAAPAPPRWPAA